The Candidatus Polarisedimenticolia bacterium nucleotide sequence GTAGCGCTCCGGAGGCACCAGCAGGTTCTTGGCGTTGCTGATGGCGGACAGGACCCGGCGAGGCGGAAAGGCCCTGTCGTCGACGTTCTCCTCGCGCAGCAGGTCCTTCAGCAGCGCGATTTGATCGTCGTCATCGTAGATGACGAAGCCGCGCCGATAGCCGAGGCGCTCCCCCTCGATGCGCAGGATGCGCAACCCCAGCGAATGGAACGTGGAGACCCAGGCGCCGATCGACTCGGCGCCGAGCAGCTCGGCCACCCGGGACTTCATCTCGGCCGCCGCCTTGTTGGTGAAGGTGACGGCGAAGATCTCCTCGGGCCGGGCCTTGCCTTCGTGCAGCAGGTGGGCGATGCGATGGACGATGACACGCGTCTTGCCCGATCCGGCGCCGGCCAGGATCAGGAGCGGACCTTCCGTCGCGAGGACCGCCTCGCGCTGCTTGTCGTTGAGGGATTCGAGCATGGCCGCCTGTCAGGAAGGAAACGGGGTGCTGCCGGCTACTCGACGGTGACGCTCTTGGCGAGGTTGCGCGGCTGATCCACGTCGCAGCCGCGCCGCAGGGCGATGTGGTAGGCCAGCAG carries:
- a CDS encoding UvrD-helicase domain-containing protein, yielding MLESLNDKQREAVLATEGPLLILAGAGSGKTRVIVHRIAHLLHEGKARPEEIFAVTFTNKAAAEMKSRVAELLGAESIGAWVSTFHSLGLRILRIEGERLGYRRGFVIYDDDDQIALLKDLLREENVDDRAFPPRRVLSAISNAKNLLVPPERY